A single window of Pontibacillus chungwhensis DNA harbors:
- a CDS encoding HD family phosphohydrolase, translating into MRNWWNQFIKGNVFQNLWVTTGASLAILALVMFLLAFSNVQTKTYDVKRLDTAKDTILSPVNVEDKDRTQEKRDEAMESVEDVYTIRNFITNTRINYMEEIFNAVRVVESQNDEKDKDSEALEEQKSDVAKLQSMLSEDITKQVDKEVLKHLLQAPADQRNVAEEMLQKALTDVLRAGVREEGVEEARKEVLNELQFSSFDPSLKEAVQSLTEFLVVRNSFIDEDKKIQAQNEAANDVEPVMIRQGQVLVFQGETISNDVYERLELVGLLDGKNNWYPYTGLIVVIILSLGILFYELRRMKELDQLDHPKVLAVLFISILVFLLMKVGSLFQTSIDDLYYAVPVAAGAMLLKLLIHERIAVFSSVLFAVFGTIFFNDQIPGTLNVEAGIYFLFSQLAAIIFLHNVKDKTSILKTGFGVTVVNMLLVSAFVMLTYEPISVSNLAITLGYAVLAAFLSSVLTFGLLPFFEAGLGMLSDTLLITLSNPNHPLLRKILTQTPGTYHHSVMVANLSEAACEAVGANGLLARVGAYYHDLGKTSEPQYFIENQMGMKNPHDELKPHKSAEIIISHPYIGAEMLRKHKMPEEIIAIAEQHHGTTLLKYFYHKAKQGDEDVQEDLFRYPGPKPQSSEAAIVCICDSVEAAVRSMKSPSPEDIENLVHSIIIDRLLDGQLSDSPLTLKDLERIQTAICETLQGIFHSRIQYPETKAAVKEA; encoded by the coding sequence GTGAGAAACTGGTGGAATCAGTTCATCAAGGGAAATGTGTTTCAGAATTTGTGGGTTACCACGGGGGCATCTTTAGCAATATTGGCTCTGGTCATGTTTTTGCTTGCTTTTTCAAATGTTCAAACCAAGACCTATGATGTGAAAAGGCTAGACACAGCAAAGGATACCATTCTCTCCCCTGTAAATGTAGAAGATAAAGACCGAACTCAAGAAAAACGGGACGAGGCAATGGAATCGGTTGAGGATGTCTACACCATCAGAAACTTTATCACCAATACCCGCATCAATTACATGGAAGAGATCTTTAACGCGGTTAGGGTTGTGGAAAGCCAAAATGATGAAAAAGATAAAGATTCGGAAGCTTTAGAGGAACAAAAGAGTGATGTGGCTAAACTTCAATCCATGCTTTCAGAAGATATCACCAAACAAGTGGATAAAGAGGTCTTAAAGCATTTATTGCAAGCACCTGCTGATCAGAGGAATGTGGCTGAAGAAATGCTTCAAAAAGCTTTAACAGACGTTCTCCGTGCAGGTGTGAGAGAGGAAGGGGTGGAAGAAGCCCGTAAAGAGGTTTTAAACGAACTGCAGTTTAGTAGCTTTGATCCCTCTCTGAAAGAAGCAGTCCAATCTCTGACAGAATTCTTAGTGGTTCGTAATTCATTTATCGATGAGGATAAGAAGATCCAAGCCCAAAACGAAGCAGCAAACGATGTGGAACCGGTCATGATTAGACAAGGTCAGGTGTTAGTCTTTCAAGGGGAGACCATCTCTAATGATGTCTACGAACGCTTAGAGTTAGTAGGGTTACTCGATGGGAAAAACAATTGGTATCCTTATACAGGACTCATCGTCGTCATTATTTTGTCGCTAGGTATCCTTTTCTATGAGTTAAGAAGAATGAAAGAACTGGACCAGTTGGATCATCCGAAGGTACTCGCCGTTCTCTTTATAAGCATTCTTGTCTTTCTTTTGATGAAGGTAGGGAGTCTCTTTCAGACTTCAATTGATGATTTATACTATGCAGTGCCTGTAGCTGCTGGCGCAATGTTATTAAAGCTTCTTATTCATGAGAGAATCGCTGTTTTTTCGAGTGTTTTATTTGCGGTTTTTGGTACAATTTTCTTTAATGATCAAATTCCTGGAACTTTAAATGTAGAAGCCGGTATTTATTTTCTATTTTCCCAGTTAGCTGCGATTATCTTTCTACATAATGTAAAAGATAAGACCTCTATCCTGAAAACGGGATTCGGAGTTACGGTAGTCAATATGCTATTGGTTAGTGCCTTTGTCATGCTGACTTATGAGCCGATTTCTGTTTCAAACTTAGCCATAACGCTAGGGTATGCTGTATTAGCTGCCTTTTTATCATCCGTCCTTACATTTGGGTTATTGCCATTTTTCGAAGCCGGTTTGGGTATGCTATCAGATACGTTGCTCATTACATTGTCTAACCCGAATCACCCTCTTCTCCGAAAGATCTTAACCCAGACGCCTGGGACGTATCACCATAGTGTGATGGTGGCCAATTTGAGTGAGGCCGCATGTGAAGCGGTCGGAGCAAACGGGTTACTCGCTCGGGTTGGCGCTTATTATCATGATTTGGGGAAAACGTCAGAACCTCAGTACTTTATTGAAAATCAGATGGGCATGAAAAATCCCCATGATGAATTAAAGCCTCATAAAAGCGCAGAAATCATTATTAGTCACCCTTATATCGGTGCTGAGATGCTACGGAAACATAAGATGCCTGAGGAAATTATAGCAATTGCTGAACAACATCATGGTACAACCTTGTTGAAATATTTTTATCATAAAGCTAAACAGGGGGATGAAGATGTTCAAGAGGATTTATTTCGTTACCCTGGACCAAAGCCACAGTCCAGTGAAGCAGCCATTGTTTGCATTTGTGATTCGGTAGAAGCTGCTGTGAGGTCTATGAAATCTCCTTCGCCAGAAGATATTGAAAATCTCGTTCACTCAATTATCATTGACCGTCTTCTGGATGGACAATTATCCGATAGTCCTTTAACATTAAAAGACCTAGAGCGTATACAAACAGCGATTTGTGAAACGTTACAAGGTATATTTCATTCAAGAATTCAATATCCAGAAACAAAAGCGGCCGTAAAGGAGGCATAA
- a CDS encoding PhoH family protein codes for MQEDLRTIDIQLDNPNEALALFGTGDRNLKQMESQLSVSIVTRGEHVSVSGNKDHVLLVEQVFHELLKIVRKGLTISERDVIYAIDLAKKNEIQQFETLFEDEIIRNAKGKPVRVKTLGQRNYVSGMKTHDLVFGIGPAGTGKTYLAVVMAVQALKNNEVKRIILTRPAVEAGESLGFLPGDLKEKVDPYLRPLYDALHDLFGTEHTARLMERGTIEIAPLAYMRGRTLDDAFVILDEAQNTTPEQMKMFITRLGFGSKMVITGDITQVDLPKGVTSGLKTSEKRLSGIKGIAFSYLEQSDVVRHPLVQRVIDAYEDEK; via the coding sequence ATGCAGGAAGATTTACGTACAATCGACATTCAATTAGATAATCCGAATGAAGCGTTAGCCTTATTTGGGACAGGCGATCGCAATCTGAAACAAATGGAGTCTCAATTAAGTGTATCCATTGTTACGAGAGGCGAACATGTCAGTGTATCTGGAAATAAAGATCATGTTCTTTTAGTAGAACAAGTATTTCATGAGTTGCTTAAAATCGTTCGTAAAGGCTTAACGATCTCTGAACGTGATGTTATCTATGCCATCGATCTGGCTAAGAAGAATGAAATTCAACAGTTTGAAACGTTATTTGAAGACGAGATCATTCGAAATGCAAAAGGGAAACCGGTTCGAGTAAAGACATTAGGGCAACGGAACTATGTTTCGGGTATGAAAACACATGACCTGGTCTTTGGAATTGGTCCAGCAGGTACTGGGAAGACCTATCTTGCCGTTGTAATGGCTGTGCAAGCGTTAAAGAATAACGAAGTCAAACGAATCATATTAACAAGACCAGCTGTCGAAGCGGGGGAAAGCCTCGGCTTTTTACCAGGAGATTTAAAGGAAAAGGTCGATCCTTACTTAAGGCCTTTATATGACGCGCTTCATGATTTATTTGGTACAGAACACACGGCAAGGCTTATGGAGAGGGGAACGATCGAAATTGCTCCTTTAGCGTACATGAGAGGCCGGACGTTAGACGATGCCTTTGTTATTTTAGATGAGGCTCAGAATACGACGCCAGAACAAATGAAAATGTTCATCACTCGTCTTGGTTTTGGATCAAAAATGGTCATAACGGGCGATATCACTCAAGTCGATCTACCAAAAGGTGTTACATCAGGATTGAAAACTTCAGAAAAACGGTTGTCTGGTATTAAAGGAATTGCTTTTTCCTATTTAGAACAGTCAGACGTTGTCCGTCACCCATTAGTTCAACGAGTTATTGACGCTTATGAGGACGAAAAGTAA
- the yqfD gene encoding sporulation protein YqfD, with protein sequence MKITQGVFFTGYTTLRIEGKFPEFFLNRCVENGISVWNVKKIDEFTCEANVRLEDVASLKRLRKQMDYKIRFKKRHGLPFMLRSLLKRRSLVAGFLLGMIAIFLLSNMVWGIKIEGVTPEVEYKIKENLEDYGIKRGAWKFTIETPGEMQQKLLADVPELLWVGVTEKGTTYHLEGVEKTIVTEPEQGGPQSLYARKKGIIVDMYVEKGAPAVELNDYVESGDLLVSGAIGREEEPTLVHAEGEVIAETWYKSEVVVPLQVEYEVTTGKKETHYGVQLGGFRVPVWGFKEPEFKRIHEEEYNKPFYFFKWKLPIGFSSKEISEAELYEELRTDEQALKIGIQQAEKELKQNLPQNSKIITQKVLHRQKENGKVKLILYFKVHEDISKPQPITQGD encoded by the coding sequence ATGAAAATCACGCAAGGAGTCTTCTTTACAGGGTACACGACACTAAGGATTGAAGGGAAGTTTCCGGAGTTCTTTCTCAACCGCTGCGTTGAGAATGGAATTTCAGTTTGGAATGTGAAAAAAATAGACGAGTTTACATGTGAAGCCAATGTACGATTAGAAGATGTGGCGAGTCTTAAACGATTACGAAAGCAAATGGATTATAAAATCCGTTTTAAAAAGAGACATGGTCTTCCGTTTATGTTGCGTTCATTGCTTAAGAGAAGGTCACTTGTAGCGGGTTTTTTATTAGGAATGATTGCGATTTTTCTTCTCTCTAATATGGTATGGGGGATTAAGATCGAAGGCGTTACACCAGAAGTAGAGTATAAAATTAAAGAGAATTTAGAAGACTATGGAATTAAAAGAGGGGCGTGGAAATTTACCATTGAAACACCTGGGGAGATGCAACAGAAGCTGTTAGCAGATGTGCCTGAACTGTTATGGGTAGGAGTAACAGAGAAGGGTACTACGTATCATTTAGAAGGTGTGGAAAAGACCATTGTAACGGAACCTGAACAAGGGGGTCCCCAAAGTTTATATGCGCGCAAAAAAGGAATTATCGTTGATATGTATGTTGAAAAAGGAGCACCAGCCGTCGAGCTGAACGATTACGTGGAGTCAGGTGATTTGCTAGTCTCAGGCGCAATCGGGCGAGAAGAAGAGCCTACATTGGTTCACGCCGAAGGAGAAGTGATTGCAGAAACGTGGTATAAAAGTGAAGTCGTTGTGCCTCTTCAAGTGGAGTATGAAGTGACGACAGGTAAAAAAGAAACCCATTATGGTGTGCAACTTGGTGGTTTTAGGGTGCCTGTTTGGGGATTTAAAGAACCTGAGTTTAAAAGGATCCACGAAGAGGAATACAACAAACCGTTCTACTTCTTTAAGTGGAAACTGCCTATTGGTTTCTCTTCTAAGGAAATCTCAGAGGCTGAGCTCTATGAGGAGTTAAGAACAGACGAACAAGCACTGAAAATAGGAATTCAGCAAGCAGAAAAGGAACTAAAACAGAACCTCCCACAAAATTCCAAAATTATCACCCAAAAAGTTTTGCACCGTCAGAAAGAGAATGGTAAAGTTAAATTAATCCTATATTTCAAAGTTCATGAAGATATATCAAAACCTCAACCTATCACTCAAGGAGACTGA
- the yqfC gene encoding sporulation protein YqfC gives MKKWQQRIGNWLSQQLDLPTDVILELPRITTIGQIHAYVENHKGLISFSDEELRLKLKQGQLLIKGKGFVLRMMLPEEILLEGTIHEVTFIDQNG, from the coding sequence ATGAAAAAATGGCAACAACGTATAGGGAATTGGCTATCGCAACAACTTGATTTACCAACTGATGTCATCCTCGAACTACCCAGAATTACGACCATTGGTCAAATTCATGCATATGTGGAGAATCATAAGGGGTTAATTTCTTTTTCGGATGAGGAATTGCGTTTGAAATTGAAGCAGGGGCAGTTGCTAATCAAAGGAAAAGGATTTGTGCTTCGGATGATGCTTCCGGAAGAGATTTTGCTTGAGGGAACCATTCATGAAGTCACATTTATAGATCAAAATGGCTAA
- the floA gene encoding flotillin-like protein FloA (flotillin-like protein involved in membrane lipid rafts): MLSEGLIPIIFIAVIIIALAVLFTFIPIMLWISALAAGVRISIFTLIGMRLRRVVPSRVINPLIKAHKAGVDVDTNQLESHYLAGGNVDRVVNALIAAQRANIELSFERCAAIDLAGRDVLEAVQMSVNPKVIETPFIAGVAMDGIEVKAKARITVRANIDRLVGGAGEDTVIARVGEGIVSTIGSSKDHNQVLENPDRISQNVLSKGLDAGTAFEILSIDIADIDIGKNIGAILQTDQAEADKNIAQAKAEERRAMAVAQEQEMRARVQEMQAKVVEAEAEVPLAMAEALRSGNIGVMDYYNLKNIQADTDMRDVIGKMNNENEEEDN; encoded by the coding sequence ATGTTATCAGAAGGGTTAATACCGATTATATTTATTGCAGTTATCATTATAGCGCTTGCTGTCTTGTTCACGTTTATTCCAATTATGCTTTGGATTAGTGCGTTAGCAGCAGGGGTTCGAATTAGTATCTTTACGCTTATCGGAATGCGTTTACGTCGAGTTGTTCCAAGCCGTGTGATTAATCCGTTAATTAAAGCGCATAAAGCAGGAGTAGATGTAGATACCAACCAGCTTGAGAGTCATTACTTGGCTGGGGGTAATGTGGACCGTGTTGTAAATGCGCTAATTGCTGCGCAACGAGCGAATATCGAATTAAGTTTTGAGCGTTGTGCCGCTATTGATCTCGCTGGTCGTGACGTATTAGAAGCGGTTCAAATGAGTGTAAATCCAAAAGTAATCGAAACACCGTTTATTGCCGGTGTAGCAATGGATGGGATTGAAGTGAAAGCCAAAGCCCGTATCACTGTTCGCGCGAATATTGATCGTTTAGTTGGGGGTGCTGGCGAGGATACTGTAATCGCTCGTGTTGGTGAAGGAATCGTTAGTACCATCGGTAGCTCAAAAGACCACAATCAAGTGTTAGAGAATCCAGACCGCATATCTCAGAACGTATTAAGCAAAGGTCTTGATGCTGGAACGGCTTTTGAAATTTTATCGATTGATATTGCTGATATTGACATTGGTAAAAACATTGGTGCGATCCTTCAAACAGACCAAGCAGAAGCAGACAAAAATATTGCCCAGGCGAAAGCGGAAGAAAGACGTGCTATGGCTGTCGCGCAAGAGCAAGAAATGCGTGCTCGTGTTCAGGAAATGCAAGCGAAAGTGGTGGAAGCGGAAGCAGAAGTACCACTTGCAATGGCTGAAGCCTTGCGCTCAGGTAATATTGGTGTAATGGATTATTATAATCTAAAGAACATTCAAGCCGATACAGACATGCGTGATGTGATTGGAAAGATGAATAATGAGAATGAGGAAGAGGACAACTAA
- a CDS encoding NfeD family protein: MRKTTRLMMMVSILLLFISSFLSPPSSADGKGETVYVVPITETVEKGLASFLKRSVNEAKDRDADHIIFEVNTPGGRVDAAAEIATLFQSIETPNTAFVVQEALSAGSYISLNADQIYMKPNTTMGSAGVITSDGNAASKKAQSDWVKKMRTAAELNNRNPLYAEAMANPELDLPKYKAGKGKYLTLSAAEALEVGYAEGVVSSREELLSELGLSDAEVITTNPTFTERLARLITHPVVVPILLSVASLGFVAELYSPGFGIAGSMGLLALGLFFYGHMIAGLAGYEAIILFGLGVVCIVLEFFVPGGILGIIGTGGVVGSLFMSTDDVGHMTMSLLIAIIVAIIGSVILFKTIGFDKGFLRNIVLSDSTSSEKGYLSSNTRNELIGNTGEAVTPLRPAGTGVFNDERIDIVTEGSFINAGTPVKIVKVEGSRVIVREIKQENV; encoded by the coding sequence ATGAGAAAGACAACGAGACTTATGATGATGGTTTCGATCTTATTACTGTTTATATCCTCATTTCTTAGTCCGCCTAGTTCAGCTGATGGAAAAGGTGAAACCGTCTATGTCGTCCCGATTACGGAAACGGTAGAAAAGGGGCTTGCTTCGTTCCTTAAAAGAAGTGTGAACGAAGCGAAAGATCGAGATGCAGATCATATTATTTTTGAAGTAAACACTCCGGGTGGACGGGTGGACGCAGCTGCTGAAATTGCGACCTTGTTCCAATCTATCGAAACCCCGAATACGGCTTTTGTTGTACAAGAAGCTTTATCTGCAGGCTCATACATATCATTAAACGCAGATCAGATCTATATGAAACCAAATACGACTATGGGTTCTGCTGGGGTTATTACTTCAGATGGGAACGCAGCGAGTAAAAAAGCTCAGTCTGACTGGGTAAAAAAGATGCGTACCGCTGCAGAATTAAATAATAGAAATCCGTTGTATGCAGAAGCGATGGCTAACCCTGAACTTGACTTACCGAAATACAAAGCAGGTAAAGGGAAATATCTAACTTTAAGTGCAGCAGAGGCTTTGGAAGTTGGATATGCAGAAGGTGTCGTTAGTTCAAGGGAAGAGTTGTTATCAGAATTAGGATTGTCAGATGCTGAAGTGATTACAACCAACCCGACGTTTACTGAGCGACTTGCTCGCTTAATTACTCATCCTGTTGTTGTTCCGATTTTGCTTTCTGTGGCTAGCTTAGGGTTTGTGGCTGAGTTGTATTCTCCTGGTTTTGGGATTGCTGGCTCCATGGGACTACTCGCGCTAGGATTGTTTTTCTATGGTCATATGATTGCAGGCCTTGCTGGGTACGAAGCCATTATTCTATTTGGTTTAGGGGTTGTATGTATAGTTCTTGAGTTCTTTGTCCCGGGTGGGATACTCGGGATCATAGGTACTGGTGGCGTAGTGGGTTCATTGTTTATGTCCACCGATGACGTTGGTCATATGACGATGAGTCTCTTGATTGCTATTATTGTAGCGATTATTGGCTCTGTTATCCTATTCAAGACAATTGGATTTGACAAAGGATTTTTGAGAAACATTGTTTTAAGCGACTCTACTTCCTCTGAGAAAGGATACCTTTCCTCAAATACGAGAAATGAACTAATCGGGAACACAGGAGAGGCTGTTACACCATTACGGCCTGCTGGCACTGGGGTCTTTAACGATGAACGAATTGATATCGTGACCGAAGGAAGTTTTATCAATGCAGGGACTCCAGTCAAAATTGTGAAAGTAGAAGGATCCAGAGTTATTGTTCGAGAAATTAAACAGGAAAATGTATAA
- a CDS encoding GatB/YqeY domain-containing protein codes for MSLLERLNQDMKEALRNKEKERLSVIRMVKASLQNEALKLGKDELTEEEELTVLSREIKQRKDSLQEYKSAGRDDLAQKDERDIEIIQSYMPDQLSEEELDAIVQETINEVGVSSKKDMGKVMSAIMPKVKGKADGSLVNQFVQKHLS; via the coding sequence ATGTCATTACTTGAGCGTCTCAACCAAGATATGAAAGAGGCTTTACGTAACAAAGAGAAAGAACGTTTATCCGTCATACGTATGGTGAAAGCGTCTTTGCAAAATGAAGCTTTAAAACTTGGAAAAGATGAATTGACTGAGGAAGAAGAATTAACTGTTTTATCTCGTGAGATAAAACAAAGAAAAGATTCCCTCCAAGAGTACAAAAGTGCAGGTCGTGACGATCTTGCGCAAAAAGATGAGAGAGATATTGAAATCATTCAATCATATATGCCTGATCAGCTTTCAGAAGAGGAACTAGATGCAATTGTTCAGGAAACGATCAATGAAGTTGGTGTTTCTTCTAAGAAAGATATGGGCAAAGTGATGAGTGCCATTATGCCGAAAGTAAAAGGCAAAGCCGATGGCTCTCTAGTTAACCAATTTGTACAAAAACATTTATCTTAA
- the rpsU gene encoding 30S ribosomal protein S21 encodes MSNNTRVRKNESLEDALRRFKRSVSKNGTLAEYRKREHYEKPSVRRKKKSEAARKRK; translated from the coding sequence ATGTCAAACAACACTCGCGTGCGTAAAAACGAGTCTCTTGAAGATGCTCTTCGTCGCTTCAAGCGCAGCGTATCTAAGAATGGTACACTAGCTGAGTATCGTAAGCGTGAACATTACGAGAAGCCTAGCGTCCGTCGTAAGAAGAAATCAGAAGCCGCTAGAAAGCGTAAGTAA
- a CDS encoding Na/Pi symporter, whose translation MADLITLFTVFLTIFIFGMTVLRIGLYQLSYRNMKLLIERYADNPFKGMIAGIVVTSILQSSSCTMVIAIGLVAVGVLNFKQSIGIILGANIGTTVTAELLTFSNAIPLWPLLILGAALLLIPKQTWFGAGGIVFGLGCIFVALNGFESLAEPLKQFPIIEESLVFTNDFPNASILIGTVMTAIIQSSTAATGISMSFLNEGVFSLPSAIGIMLGANIGTCITAWVASLGSNREARLVAMAHIWLNVLGVLLFAPFIDELAALSQWLSDEPAQQLAHISVVFNVLSSLIVLPFVHHFTRFVMFIHKYKD comes from the coding sequence GTGGCTGATTTAATTACGTTATTTACTGTTTTCTTAACCATCTTTATATTTGGAATGACGGTTTTACGCATAGGGTTGTATCAATTATCTTATAGAAACATGAAATTATTAATTGAGCGTTATGCGGATAACCCTTTTAAAGGAATGATTGCAGGCATCGTTGTAACAAGCATATTACAAAGCAGCTCTTGCACGATGGTTATTGCCATTGGGTTAGTGGCTGTAGGGGTGCTAAATTTCAAGCAGTCCATAGGAATTATTCTTGGAGCCAATATTGGGACGACGGTTACAGCGGAATTGTTAACTTTCTCTAATGCTATCCCCTTATGGCCTCTATTGATTCTTGGAGCTGCACTTTTGCTTATACCAAAACAAACATGGTTTGGAGCCGGGGGTATAGTCTTTGGCTTAGGGTGTATTTTTGTAGCATTAAACGGATTCGAGTCCTTGGCAGAACCACTTAAACAATTCCCAATCATAGAGGAAAGCCTTGTGTTCACGAATGATTTCCCCAATGCAAGCATCCTTATTGGGACCGTCATGACTGCTATTATACAATCGTCCACCGCCGCTACCGGAATCTCTATGAGCTTCTTGAATGAAGGGGTGTTTAGTTTACCATCGGCGATCGGTATTATGTTAGGAGCTAATATCGGAACATGTATTACTGCTTGGGTAGCGTCTCTAGGCAGCAACCGAGAAGCACGCCTTGTTGCAATGGCTCATATCTGGCTTAATGTACTCGGTGTCTTACTATTTGCTCCATTTATTGATGAACTTGCGGCTTTATCCCAATGGCTCTCAGACGAACCCGCCCAGCAGCTAGCTCACATATCTGTCGTCTTTAATGTATTGTCTTCCCTTATCGTCTTACCTTTCGTCCACCACTTTACTAGATTTGTTATGTTTATTCATAAGTATAAGGACTAG
- the deoC gene encoding deoxyribose-phosphate aldolase codes for MDAKLAKMIDHTQLKPDTAQEKIEQICQEAKEYGFASVCVNPYWVPFCYERLQDTDVKVCTVIGFPLGANTKELKAYETKQAIENGATEVDMVINIGALKSGDKETVQSDIEAVVRATEGKALTKVIIETSLLTNEEKVTACQLAKEAGADFVKTSTGFSGGGATVEDIKLMRETVGPDMGVKASGGVRDREGADAVIEAGATRIGASAGVSIVSGGQGTSDY; via the coding sequence ATGGATGCTAAATTAGCAAAAATGATTGATCATACACAGCTTAAACCAGATACAGCACAAGAAAAAATAGAGCAGATTTGCCAAGAAGCGAAAGAATATGGTTTCGCCTCTGTTTGTGTGAATCCTTACTGGGTACCATTCTGCTATGAACGTCTTCAAGATACAGATGTGAAGGTTTGTACAGTAATTGGTTTCCCGCTTGGTGCTAACACAAAAGAATTAAAAGCATATGAAACAAAACAAGCTATCGAAAACGGTGCTACTGAAGTAGATATGGTAATCAATATCGGCGCTTTGAAGAGCGGAGACAAAGAAACAGTTCAATCTGACATTGAAGCTGTTGTTCGCGCTACAGAAGGCAAAGCATTAACAAAAGTTATCATTGAAACGTCTCTTCTAACAAACGAAGAAAAAGTTACAGCTTGTCAACTTGCTAAAGAAGCTGGAGCAGATTTCGTGAAGACATCCACTGGTTTCTCTGGTGGCGGCGCAACAGTAGAAGATATTAAACTAATGCGTGAAACCGTAGGCCCTGACATGGGTGTAAAAGCATCTGGTGGCGTTCGCGACCGTGAAGGTGCAGATGCAGTCATTGAAGCCGGAGCAACTCGCATCGGTGCAAGTGCTGGCGTATCCATCGTTTCTGGTGGCCAAGGTACTTCTGATTATTAA
- the mtaB gene encoding tRNA (N(6)-L-threonylcarbamoyladenosine(37)-C(2))-methylthiotransferase MtaB → MPSVAFHTLGCKVNHYETEAIWQLFKEEGYERTDFDRSSDVYVINTCTVTNTGDKKSRQVIRRAIRKNPDAVICVTGCYAQTSPAEIMDIPGVDIVVGTQDRRKMLEYIKQYQEERQPINGVTNIMKTRTYEELDVPAFTDRTRASLKIQEGCNNFCTFCIIPWARGLMRSRDPEEVIHQAQQLVDAGYKEIVLTGIHTGGYGEDMKDYNLAMLLRELDKRVKGLKRIRISSIEGSQITDDVIDVLRESDKIVRHLHIPLQSGSNTVLKRMRRKYTTEFYKERVDRIKEALPGLAITSDVIVGFPGETEEEFNETYRFIQEIGYSELHVFPYSKRTGTPAARMDDQVDEEVKNDRVHQLIELSNQQAKEYASQYDSEVLEVIPEEKFKDDENDNRYVGYTDNYLKVVFEGTEDMVGEIVRVKILQAGYPYNKGQFVRVMDRPSLTDESIELSS, encoded by the coding sequence ATGCCATCAGTTGCCTTTCATACATTAGGTTGTAAAGTAAACCATTATGAAACGGAAGCCATTTGGCAATTGTTCAAGGAAGAGGGGTATGAGCGTACAGACTTTGATCGCTCATCCGACGTATACGTCATTAACACGTGTACCGTAACAAACACAGGAGATAAGAAGAGTCGTCAGGTAATCAGACGCGCTATTCGTAAGAATCCAGATGCGGTTATATGTGTGACCGGATGTTACGCACAAACCTCACCAGCTGAAATCATGGACATTCCGGGTGTGGACATTGTTGTGGGCACTCAGGATCGTCGAAAAATGCTTGAATACATTAAACAATATCAAGAAGAGCGTCAACCCATTAATGGTGTAACAAATATTATGAAGACACGTACGTATGAAGAACTTGATGTACCTGCCTTTACGGACCGTACTCGAGCTTCTTTAAAGATTCAAGAAGGCTGTAACAATTTCTGTACGTTCTGTATCATTCCATGGGCGCGAGGGTTAATGCGTTCTCGTGATCCTGAGGAAGTGATCCATCAAGCCCAGCAGCTTGTGGATGCAGGATATAAAGAGATTGTGTTAACGGGTATCCATACAGGTGGTTATGGCGAGGACATGAAAGATTATAATCTCGCTATGCTATTGCGTGAATTAGATAAAAGGGTAAAAGGATTAAAGAGAATCCGCATTTCTTCTATTGAAGGAAGTCAAATAACAGATGATGTTATTGATGTGCTGCGTGAATCGGATAAGATTGTTCGTCACCTTCACATCCCTCTTCAATCCGGCTCGAACACTGTTCTTAAACGTATGCGTCGTAAATACACAACCGAGTTCTACAAAGAGCGTGTGGATCGTATTAAAGAAGCGTTGCCAGGACTTGCTATAACTTCAGACGTGATTGTTGGTTTTCCTGGTGAAACGGAAGAAGAGTTCAATGAAACCTATCGTTTCATTCAAGAAATTGGCTACTCTGAGCTTCACGTCTTCCCTTATTCCAAACGTACAGGTACACCTGCTGCGAGAATGGATGACCAGGTAGATGAAGAAGTGAAAAATGATCGTGTGCACCAACTCATTGAGTTATCGAACCAGCAGGCAAAAGAATATGCCTCTCAATACGATAGTGAAGTTCTAGAAGTGATACCTGAAGAGAAATTCAAGGATGACGAGAACGATAATCGTTACGTTGGTTACACCGACAACTATTTGAAAGTTGTATTTGAAGGCACGGAGGATATGGTAGGAGAAATCGTTCGTGTTAAAATCCTTCAAGCGGGCTATCCTTATAACAAAGGGCAATTTGTCCGTGTGATGGATCGACCAAGTTTAACAGACGAATCGATTGAGTTATCTTCTTAA